The Silvibacterium dinghuense DNA window TGACTGATGCCTGTGCTTGAAGGAACTTACGGCCTGCTGGCCGAATTCGACACTCCGACCGAGCTGGTGCACGCGGCTGAGGCCGCCTATGCCTCGGGATATCGCCGCATGGACTGCTATACGCCGTATCCGGTGGAAGAAGCAGCCGAAGCCATCGGTTTTCATAAGAACGAAGTCTCGCTGGTCTGCCTCATCGGCGGCCTGCTGGGCGTGGCGGCCATGTTCAGCCTCGAGACCTGGATTTCGCTCGTCGCCTATCCGTTGAATATCGCTGGCCGTCCTTATTTTTCCTGGCCTGCTTTCGTGGTTCCGGCCTATGAGTGGACGATTCTCTTTGCCGGCCTTTCCGCAGCCTTCGGCATGCTGGCGCTGAACGGCCTGCCGCAGCCCTACCACCCGCTCTTTCACGCGCCCAACTTCCGCAATGGCGCCACCAGTGACAAGTTCTTTCTGTGCCTTGAGTCGACCGATCCGAAGTTCGAAGTCGCCGGTTCGCGGGCCTTCCTTGAAGCGCTCGATCCGGTTTCGGTGGTGGAGGTGGAGTATTAATACAGGGACCAGAGCACAGAGCACAGGGCTCAGGCTGGCCGCAGCAACCGTGCTGCTGCTGGCCGTCGGCTGCCGTCAGGACATGCACGACCAGCCCAAGTTCATCCCGCAGCGCGGCACCGACTTCTTCGCCGACGGCCGCTCCGCGCGTCCGCAGGTCGAGCACACGGTGGCTCGTGGTCAGCTGCATGAGGACGAGTATTTCTACACCGGTCTTGTGGATGGCAAAGAGCAGGATGCGATGCCTTTTCCGGTGACCATGACCGTGCTCGAGCGCGGGCAGGAACGGTTCAATGTCTATTGCACACCCTGTCATTCCCGCGTTGGCAATGGCGCGGGCATGATCGTGCAGCGCGGCTACAAGCCGGCAGGCAATTTTCATGATCCGAAGCGGCTGGCCGAGCCGCTCAGCCACTACTTCTATGTCATGTCGAACGGCTACGGCGCCATGCCGGATTATTCGGCGCAGCTGCCTCCGGCTGACCGCTGGGCCGTTGCCGCGTATATTCGCGCGCTGCAGCTCAGCCAGAACGCGACCACTGCGGATGTGCCCCAGGGCACGCAGGTCGAGCCCCTCTCCAGCATCGCAGAGCAGGAGGGACTGCCGGCCGCTTATGCCGGGGCGTGGGCCATGCCGGAGACCGCTGTTTCCGCGAAACCGACCGGAAGGGTAGCCGCCGGAGCTCCGGAAGAAGATCAGGCTGCTCCAGCCTCAAAGAATCATTCGCCGATGAACCCGGAGACGAGCCCGGCCGGAACGAAGAACACCAGTCCTGCAGCCGCAGGATCAACGCACTGAGGATCGTGGAAGACGCGCATGAGCCAACGACATCAAACCCGCACGCTGCCTGCTGAGCTCGCCGCCCCGGCCTTCGTCGCCGGATGGCGCACGAGGGCGCTGGTGATCGGCGTCATCTTCGCGGCAATCGGCATCGTTCTGGCCTTTCTGAGCGGCGACGGCTGGAATCACTTCTTCCGCGCCTGGCTGCTGGGGCTGATGATCACCTTCGGCTTCGCCGTGGGCGGACAGGCGCTGCTGATGGTGCAGTATCTCTCCGGCGGCAAATGGGGCCTGCTGGTGCGGCGGCCGCTTGAGGCGATGAGCCGCACGCTGCTGCTGCCGGTCCTCTATTTCATTCCGATCGCGATTTACGGCGTCACCTACGGGAAGCTCTACCTGTGGGCGCAATACCCCAATGCGGCCGAAGCGGCAAAGCAGAAGCTCATCACCAATGAGCAGGCGCATGCCATCATCTTCAAGCACGGCCTGTTGAACCCGAAGGTCTTCTGGATCTACTCGTTCGTCGCATTCGCTATCTGGTTCCTCTTTGACTACCTGCTGAACAAGTGGTCCCTGCAGCGCGATGCGGACCCTGAGCCGCGCGTGCCCTACTGGCAGACGAAGTTCGAGAACATCAGCGGCGTCGGTGTCGTCACTTACGCAATCCTGCTCACCGGCTGCTCCATCTTCTGGGTCATGTCGCTTGACCCCACCTGGTATTCGACGGTTTATGGATTGCAGTTCCTCGTCGGCCAGGGATATGGCGTGCTGGCGCTGGTGATCCTTACCCTGATTGGCCTTTCGCCCGCCGAACCGATCAAGACCATCTTCCGCGTCACCGAGCAGCATGATCTCGGCAAGCTCTGCTTCGCCTTCACGATGCTGAACATGTATCTTGCGTTCGCATCCTTCCTCATCATCTGGTCGGGCAATTCGCCGGAAGAGATTCCCTGGTATCTCGACCGTATCCGCGGCAACTGGGGCGTGATCGCCACGCTGGACGTGATCTTCCACTGGCTGATTCCGTTCTCCCTGCTGCTCTCGCGCGATCTCAAGCGCATCAAGGGTCGCCTGGTGGTGGTCTGCTGCATCATGATCTTCGCCCGCTGCTGGGATATGTGGTGGCTCATCGAGCCTAACTTCGCCGATGCCCGCCGCAACCTGCATTTCTCCTTCGGCATGCTGGAGTATGCGACTGTGCCGGTGGCCATGATCGCCATCTGGATGGCGTACTACTTCACGCAGCTGACGAAGCGTCCGCTGGTAGCCGTCAACGATCCTCATCTCGCCGAGATCCTGGAGCCCGAACATGCCCACGCATAATCCGCATGACGTGCCCGAAAACAACGCTCACGGCCATCCCTCTCCGGAGATGCAGGAGTCGCTCCGCGAGGGCTATGAGGTCACCGATGTCAGTGCCCAGGGAATTCTGGTCTTCCTGGTCGGATTGCTGGTCACTGTCGGTGTCTTCTTCCTTTTCTGCTTCGGCATGGGCAAGGTCATCAACAACGTCCTGCAAAAAAGCGATGGCCCGGTGAACAAGTGGAATGCTTCCAGTGCGGAGCCGGCCGGAAAGCTGCGCAACATGGAGCCGGCCCCGGTGCAGGAACAGCAGGAGCTCCATCAGCTCACGCAGAAATTTCCCACGCCGCGCCTGGAGACGGATGACGGCAATCAGGATCTTGCGGATCTTCATCGCAGGGAAGACCTGTTGCTCGATCACTACAGCTGGATCGACGACTCGCACACCAAGGTGCGCATTCCCATCGACCGGGCGATGGAGTTGATCGCCCAGCGCGGCCTGCCTGTCGCTCCGGCTGTGGCCAATCCGGCGCCGCTGATGACCGGGGATGCAAAGCCTGTTGTGCAGGTGCCGCTCACCGACGGCTTCGCGCCGACAGCGTTTGAACAGGAAGAAAACAGCACGGCGAAGCTGGCCGGCGAGCAGGCTTCCAGCAAGGCAAATAACAACTAGCAGGCAGAAACAGGACTCTCGGGAATGCGAACCAGAATGCAGACGGCGAAGACAATCCGGAAGGCAGCAGCGAGCATGATGCGGATGCTCTCGCTGCTGGCCGGGGTGTCGATCCTTGCTCTGGCATGGGCTCCGGCCCGGGCGCAGGTCTCCGACTATGGTTCGAAGCAGGCCGGTCCTATCCGCGATGAGGCTCCTGCGCTGATTCAGCGTGTGGCCATCACCCAGAAGCTCAACACCCGCCTTCCGCTCGATCTCACCTTCCGTGACGAAGCCGGAAAGACGGTGAAGCTGGGAGACTACTTCGGTCAGAAGCCGGCGATTCTCGGCCTCGTCTACTACCGCTGCAAGATGCTCTGCCCGGAAGAGATCGACGGTCTGGTCGGCGCGCTGGAGATGGTGAAGTTCTCACCGGGCAAGGACTTCAATGTTCTCTTTGTGAGCATCGATCCGGCCGAGACTCCGGCGGATGCGGCAAAGAGCAAGGCCTACTACGTGAAGCGCTATGGCCGTCCGCAGACCGCCGCGGGTTGGCACTTCCTCACCGGTCAACAGCCTGAGATCGACGCTCTGGCAAAGGCCGTAGGGTACGGCTATACACGCGTTCCGGGACCGGACGGAAAGATGACGGAGTTCGCGCATGCCTCGGCCATTCAGCTCGTGACGCCGGGCGGTGTGCTCGCCCAGTACTACCTCGGTGTCGATTACTCGTCGCGCGATCTGCAGCTTGGCTTGGTCGAGGCCTCGCAGGGCAAGATCGGCACGCCGGTCGATGCCATTCTCACCTACTGCTACCGCTATAACCCGCTGCTCAACCGGCATGACCTGTTAATTGCCCGCATCGTTCAGGCCGGATGTCTTCTTACGATGTTGATTCTTGGCTCCTACATGGTGATCAACTTCCGGCGCGACGTACGCGAAGCCCGGAAGCTGACCCGGAAAGCCGCGCTCGGATAACCGCGATGCACACTTTCATCAGCCCCGTTCTCTGGCAATTCCTCGTCAAGTGGTTGACGCACTTCGCGATCTTCCCACCCGAAGCGTCGGGCATTGCGCCCTATACCGACGCGCTCTATTTCTATCTCGTCGCGATTTCCATCTTCGGCTTTGTCCTGGTCGTGCTGCTGGTTACGGTCTTCTCCGTTCTTTATCGCAAGGAGCGCAGCCCGGAGGCCACGCAGATCGAAGGCTCTACGCTGCTGGAGGCCACGTGGACCATCATTCCGCTGGCCCTCTTCATGGTCACCTTCGTATGGGGCGCGCTGCTTTACTTCCGTATCTTCAATCCGCCGACCAACGCCATGAACATCTATGTGGTCGGCAAGCAGTGGATGTGGAAGGCCGAGCATCCGGGTGGCCAGCACGAGATCAACGCGCTGCATATCCCCGTAGGCCGGCCGGTGCAGCTCACCATGATTTCGCAGGACGTCTTCCACAGTTTCTCGATTCCCGCCTTCCGCGTGAAGCGCGAGGTCATCCCCGGCCGCTACACGACGGTCTGGTTCGAGGCGACACAGCCCGGTGAGTATCACCTCTTCTGCACGCAGTACTGCGGCACGCTGCACTCACAGATGATCGGAACGATTACGGCGATGAGCCAGCAGGATTACGAGGCGTGGACGGCGGGCTCGACCAGCGGCATGTCGCTCGCACAGAACGGGGAGCGCCTCTTCGCGAGCCTCGGCTGCAACAGCTGCCATTCGGGAGATGCCGCGGCGCGCGGTCCCAATCTGGCGCAGGTGTACGGCGCGAAGCTTCCCCTTTCCGGCGGCGGCTATGCGATGGTGGACGACGCTTTCCTCCGCGATTCGATCCTCAACCCGACCATGCATCAGACTGCCGGCTACGCCCCCATCATGCCGACCTATCAGGGGCAGATCAGTGAAGAGGGGCTGATCGATATTGTCGAGTACATCAAATCGTTGCACTCCAACTTCCGCATCCAGCAGACACTGAATACCAGCCAGGTCCAGAATGCAGTGCAGGAGGGCATTTCCGGTGCGGGGCATAGCGGTGAAGCTGCCGCGCATCCGGCCTCAGCAGCACAGCCCAAGGTGGTGAGCCAATGAGCAGTACTATCGTCAGCCTCCCCGACCAGACGACCGCG harbors:
- the coxB gene encoding cytochrome c oxidase subunit II, with amino-acid sequence MHTFISPVLWQFLVKWLTHFAIFPPEASGIAPYTDALYFYLVAISIFGFVLVVLLVTVFSVLYRKERSPEATQIEGSTLLEATWTIIPLALFMVTFVWGALLYFRIFNPPTNAMNIYVVGKQWMWKAEHPGGQHEINALHIPVGRPVQLTMISQDVFHSFSIPAFRVKREVIPGRYTTVWFEATQPGEYHLFCTQYCGTLHSQMIGTITAMSQQDYEAWTAGSTSGMSLAQNGERLFASLGCNSCHSGDAAARGPNLAQVYGAKLPLSGGGYAMVDDAFLRDSILNPTMHQTAGYAPIMPTYQGQISEEGLIDIVEYIKSLHSNFRIQQTLNTSQVQNAVQEGISGAGHSGEAAAHPASAAQPKVVSQ
- a CDS encoding DUF3341 domain-containing protein; this encodes MPVLEGTYGLLAEFDTPTELVHAAEAAYASGYRRMDCYTPYPVEEAAEAIGFHKNEVSLVCLIGGLLGVAAMFSLETWISLVAYPLNIAGRPYFSWPAFVVPAYEWTILFAGLSAAFGMLALNGLPQPYHPLFHAPNFRNGATSDKFFLCLESTDPKFEVAGSRAFLEALDPVSVVEVEY
- a CDS encoding SCO family protein, with translation MRTRMQTAKTIRKAAASMMRMLSLLAGVSILALAWAPARAQVSDYGSKQAGPIRDEAPALIQRVAITQKLNTRLPLDLTFRDEAGKTVKLGDYFGQKPAILGLVYYRCKMLCPEEIDGLVGALEMVKFSPGKDFNVLFVSIDPAETPADAAKSKAYYVKRYGRPQTAAGWHFLTGQQPEIDALAKAVGYGYTRVPGPDGKMTEFAHASAIQLVTPGGVLAQYYLGVDYSSRDLQLGLVEASQGKIGTPVDAILTYCYRYNPLLNRHDLLIARIVQAGCLLTMLILGSYMVINFRRDVREARKLTRKAALG
- a CDS encoding c-type cytochrome translates to MLLLAVGCRQDMHDQPKFIPQRGTDFFADGRSARPQVEHTVARGQLHEDEYFYTGLVDGKEQDAMPFPVTMTVLERGQERFNVYCTPCHSRVGNGAGMIVQRGYKPAGNFHDPKRLAEPLSHYFYVMSNGYGAMPDYSAQLPPADRWAVAAYIRALQLSQNATTADVPQGTQVEPLSSIAEQEGLPAAYAGAWAMPETAVSAKPTGRVAAGAPEEDQAAPASKNHSPMNPETSPAGTKNTSPAAAGSTH